Genomic DNA from Patescibacteria group bacterium:
CTTTGATGGACGCCGGCGTACCGATTAAAAAAGCCGTAGCCGGAATCGCTATGGGCCTGGCTTCAATTCCAGACATGTCAAAATGGGAAGTCCTAACCGATATCCAGGACTTGGAAGACGGTAAAGGCGGCATGGACTTTAAGATCGCCGGCACCCGCGAAGGAATTACGGCTATCCAGCTTGATACAAAAACCATTGGGCTGGATAAAGATATAATAAAAAAGACGCTGGAGCAGGGAAAAAAGGCAAGAATGAAAATTTTAGATGTTATGGAAAAGGAAATTTCCGAACCGCGTCCGGAATTGTCAAAATACGCTCCGCGCATTACTACCTTGCGCATTCATCCGGATAAAATCCGCGAGGTTATCGGCACCGGCGGAAAAATCATTAACGCGATTATTGCCGCGACCGGCGTATCGATCGATATCGACGACGACGGATTAGTAATGATCTGCGGCACGGACGCCGAGAAAGCCAAAGAAGCTTACGAATGGGTGAATAACATTGTCCGCGAAGTCGAACCCGGAGAAATCTTTACCGGAAAAGTTGTCAGAATGTTAGACTTCGGCGCTTTCGTTGAAATTCTCCCGAACCGCGACGGCATGGTGCATGTCTCGGAAATGGCCCCTTACCGGGTTGGCAAGCCTTCTGACTTTTTAGAGATTGGCCAAACTGTTTCGGTTAAAATAAAAGAAATCGACGACCAGGGCCGGGTTAACCTGACAATGAAAATTCCGGAAAACGAAGCCCTCTGGGTCGGAGAAAAAGGAAAACAGGAAGGCAACGGCTTTGGAAATGGCGGCGAGCACCGCCCCCGCCGGGCTTTTGGCGGCGGCGGACGCGGCGGAGACCGTGATCGCGGTTCGAGACCTCCGAGAAGATTCTAAATATTTATTGCGCATATCAAAACACCTCGCACAAACGCGGGGTGTTTTCTTTTCTTGACCCTGCGCCCCACTGCGATATAATGAATTCAGGCTAATGGCATGTTTAATCGCAAGCAGTTGTTTTTAACAACGGATATTTCTAAGGATTAAAATAAATTGAGCGCGTTAATTCCGTAACTATAAACTTATGACTTCTGAATACCGCAAGCAATATTTTTTAAACAAGTATGTTTTAATTACCCCGGGACGGGCTAAGCGCCCGCATGAAATATTGGAACAAAGCCTGGAAGTTTCTAATTTTAAGTGCGAGTTCTGCCCCGAAGCGATTGAAAAAAGCGAATTGATAAAAACTTACGGGAAAGAAAAGCCCTGGAGCCTGGCAGTCTTGTCAAATAAATTTCCGGCAGTTGAATTAAAAAACGATAAGGCTTACGGCGTCCAAGAAATAATCGTCGAAACTCCGATCCATGAAAAACAATTCTCCAGCCTCGATATCGAACATCTCACTCTTTATTTTGAGGTGTTAGCCGACCGGCTAAAAGAAATCTCCAAAGACAAAAAAATTGAATATGTTTTAGAGTTTAAAAACCACGGCTCTAAAGCCGGCGCTTCGATTAAGCACGAACATTCCCAAATTTTCGCCACTAACATCCTGCCGCCGGATATTTTAGAAGAATTAAAACTCGCGCAAAATTATAAAATTGAGCACAACGCCTGCCCTTATTGCGATATTCTAAAAAAAGAGCTATCCGGCCCGAGAAAAATTTACGAAGACAGGCTAGCCGGAGCTTTCGCGCCCTTCGCGCCCGAATACCATTACGAAGCCTGGATTTTTACCAAGCGGCACGTAGATAATATTTCCCAAACAACCGCCGGAGAAAAAGAATCTTTGGCTCAATGCCTGAAGCTGATACTAGAGAAACTTAATTCCGCCGGCATTGATTATAATTTTTTCCTTCACCAGGTTGTTTCGCAAAAAGACCAGCATTTCTATATTAAAGTCCAGCCCCGCGACAAAAATATCTGGGGAGGCGTTGAACTCGGTTCGGGGCTGGTAATTAATTCTGTTTCTCCGGAAAAAGCCGCCGAATTCTATCAAAAATAAACGCCTTTGATAAACAATAAGGCTGAAATTGAAAAGAATGTTAATTGCTGATATACTTTACTTAAATCGGCAATTATTTTTTAATAGCAATTAATTTTCATTCCAGCCTGCGTTGCCCATTTATCCATATTTTATGACTTTCAGACATTTGGCCAATAAAACCAGAACCAATCAAAACTGGAGAGATTCTAAAAAATACTACGTCAAAGGGCCGGGCGGTGGCGGGCGGCGTAAAAAGACCTCTATATTATCCCTTCTTCTTTCCCGGAGAATGTTCAAGGCCTATTTTTACTTGTTTGCGGGAACAGCCTTATTTATCCTAATATCTATCGCCGTTTTGTCCAGCGGCCTGCCTGATCCCAAACGCTTGATGACCCGCGAAGTTGCCCAAAGCACAAAAATTTACGACCGCACCGGACAAACCGTGCTCTATGAAGTATATGGAGACGAAAAGCGAACTTTAGTCAACCTGAATGACATTCCGGATTACGTGAAGAACGCGACTATCGCCGTTGAAGACAAGGATTTTTACAAGCACGGAGGATTTAGCTTGTGGGCGATATTTAGGACCGCGGTTACGGACGTTTTATTCGGGAAAAAAGCCGGCGGCTCAACCCTGACCCAGCAATTCATAAAAAACGCGGTCTTAACCAACGAAAAAACCGTTACCAGAAAACTAAAGGAGTTGATTTTGGCTTACCGGGCGGAAAAAAAATTCACCAAAAACGAAATTCTCCAGATGTATTTTAATGAAATTCCCTATGGCTCTACGGCTTACGGAGTCGAAGCCGCCTCGCAAAAATATTTTGGCAAACCGGTAAAAAACGCAACCCTGGGCGAAGCGGCAATTTTAGCCGCCCTGCCCCAGGCCCCCAGTTTTTACTCGCCTTACGGCCCGAATCTGGACAGGCTTTTTGACCGCCAAAAATATATTTTGGGTTTAATGGCCGAGCAAGGATACATTTCAAAAGACCAGGCCGAAACTGCCAAAAATGAAAAAATTGTCTTCAAGGAACAAGACAATAATATTCTAGCCCCGCATTTTGTCATGTATATTAAAGCGCTTTTATCGGATAAGTATGGGGAAAAAATGGTTGAACAGGGCGGTTTAAAAATTTATACCACATTAGACCTCTATAAGCAGAAAGCGGCCGAAGAAGTGATCGCGGAAAAAGCGCCGGCTAACCAGTCTAAGTACGACGCCTGGAACGCGAGCCTGGTCTCGATTGACCCTAAAACCGGCCAAGTATTGGCCATGGTCGGCTCCAAAGACTTTTTTGGGGAATCACAGCCGGCTAATTGCGTTTCCGGAAAGAGCTGCAAATTTGAGCCTAATGACAATGTAGCCTTGCGCCTGCGCCAGCCCGGCTCGTCCCTTAAACCAGCCGTATATGCCACCGCCTTTTTAAGAGGCTATACTCCGGACACCATCCTTTATGACGTGGTTACTAATTTTTCGACTGACCCGTCCAATCCTTATGAACCGCATAATTACAATTTAAAAGAGTACGGGCCGATTTCCATGCGCCGGGCGCTGGCCGGCTCCTTAAACGTTCCGGCGGTAAAAACGATTTATCTGGCCGGAATCGGAAATGTTATTGACGTAGTTAATGACCTGGGCTATACCACCCTAAAAGATAAAGACCGGTTTGGGTTATCTTTGGTTTTAGGCGGAGGCGAAGTAAAGCTTCTGGAGCATACTAACGCTTACGGAGTTTTTGCCCGGGACGGAGTCTATCATCCGGTTTCGCTGATTTTAAAAGTAGAGGATAAAAACGGCAATGTCCTGGAAGAGTATAAAAACCAGGAAAGCACAGTTTTAAATCCCCAGGTTGCCCGGCAAATAAACAGCATTCTGTCCGATAATAACGCCCGCTCATACATCTTTAGTCCGAGTAATTACCTTACTTTAGGCGGCCGGCCGGTCGCGGCCAAGACTGGAACTACCAACGACTACCGCGATGCCTGGACGCTCGGGTTCACCCCGTCTATAGTAACCGGGGTTTGGGTCGGCAATAATAATAATTCGCCGATGAAGCGCGGCGCGGACGGATCAGTGGTAGCGGCGCCCATCTGGAATGCCTATATGAAAAGAGTTTTAGGCGATACGCCGGTTGAATATTTTAAAGCGCCGGACCCGGTTAGAACCGGCAAGCCGGTTTTGGATGGCAGTGCCGGACAGGTGGTAAAAATCGACAAGTATTCCGGCCTTTTAGCCACGGAAAATACGCCGCCAGACCAAGTGATCGAAAAAACCTTTCAAGACCCGCATTGCATCCTTTACTATGTCAACAAGAACGACCCAAGAGGCGCTTACCCCAAAAGTCCCGCTGACGACCCCCAATTTAGCCTGTGGGAGGGCGCTGTGCAGTCTTGGGCTAAGAGAACGGGTGTTGTTGCCACCTCGACGCCTCCGACCGAAAAGGACAATATCCACTTGCCTGAAAACAAGCCCGCGCTTTTCATTACCAACCTTGAAGACGGACAAACCATTACTTCCTCTTTACTCGATATTTCTATTAATGCCCAAGCGCCGCGCGGGATCGCCAAGGCGGAATATTATTTTGACGGATCATTGGCTTTTACTAACACCCAATTTCCTTTTAACTTTAACCAGGAGATTGACTTCCTTTCTAACGGCTTCCATAAATTAAAAGTTCGGGTTTGCGACGACGCGAACAACTGCGCGGAAAGCGAATTAAATTTAAATATTAATTTAAGCAATCAAACTCAAAAATTTAGCTTAAAATGGATTGAGCCGGCTAACGGGGCGGTATTGAGCGTAAATGACTTTCCTATTAATCTAGCCTTAAAATCCGATGACTATAAAGACATAAAAAAGGTTAATTTTTATTTTGCTAAAGCTGATGGTTCTTCGCCAACCCTGATAGGATCGGTTACATCCCCCCAAAACAGCATTATAAACGCTTCCTGGGCCCAGCCGCCGACGACCGGATCGGGTGATTATAAAGTTTACGCCATTATCCACTCCAAAAACGGCGCGGTCAAAAAATCAGACGAAAGAAACGTGTTTATTAAATAGCCTATAGAACGAGCCAATATAAAAGAGTCTGGTGTTTTACCAGACTCTTTTTTGAAAACATTTTTTTACGCTTCACCCACCTATCTTTTTATCGGCATGATTATATATAAATAATCCGGGTCCCCTTCGGGCTTTAAGAGGCAGGGCGAATTATTATCTACCACTTCCAGCCTAACCATATCGCTCTTTATGTTATTTAGCCCGTCTAAAAGATACCGATAATTCAAAACCAGGGCATTATCCAATCCTTTGGTGGCGGCTTCGATCTCGGCCAAATTTTCTCCAATATAATCCGAACATGAAGAGATAATAATTTTATTCTTTCCCTCGGGAATGTCCATGTTAATATCATTCACTTCGCTTCGGGAGAATATCGAAGAGGTCTTGGTGGCCCGCAATAACTCCTGCCGGCTGATTAAAATTTCAGTCTTTTTTGCCTTGGGGATAATCTGTGTATAGTCGGGAAATTGGCCTTCAATCAGGCGCGAAACCAATTCAGTTGATCCAAACTTAAACAATATCTGGTTTTCCGATATGTAGCATTTTACGTCTTTTTCCCCGTCCAGCATCTCATCTTCTTCGCCAATATTGCTTAAAATTCTAATTACTTCTTGGACCGTCCTCGCTGGAACGATTATTTTTCTGTCTTCAATATCTTTATCGGCGTTGCTTTTTACGATAATTTTTTTCTCGGCCAGCCGATAACTATCAGTGGCGGCTAAAGTTAATTTTTCTCGGTTAAAAGTAAAAAACACTCCGGATAATTCAAGGCGGGACTCATTCCCTGAAGCCGCGAATATTACTTGTGAAAGGGCGCTTTTTAATTCCTCGGCGCTGGCGATAGCGTAATAAGTATTTTTTTCCACGCTGGGAATTAAAGGAAAGTCGTCTGACGGCTGTCCGTTTATTTTAGTTTTATATTTGCCGCAGGCCACGGCAATATGGTTGTCTTTTTGTTCTAAGTCAACTTTTTCGTTAGGCAGGAGGCCGATATAATTAGTTAAAATTTTAGCGTCGACCGTAAAGCCGCCCTCTTTTTCAATCTTCCCCCGAATTGAATGGGTTACTCCTATCTCAAGGTTGGTCGAAACTAAAGTAATCATTCCCTTTTCAGCCTTAATTAAAACGTTGTTTAAAATCGGCAGGTTAATATTTTTACTGGTAATATTGCCAACCAAACCCAATCCCCGCTTAAAGTTTTTTTCCAGTATTGAAATTTTCATATATGAATTTGAGATCGCTTGTGAGTTTAAATTACGGCTTTAACCCAGCGGCAAAAAATTAATAAATTAATATAATATAAGATAGTAATAGTAATAAGCGGTGTTGATAACTGTTAATAATCTTAATTTAATCTTAATCTTAGCCTTAATCCCGCCTTAATAATCCCGGGAAAACCTCTTAATCTAGCTTGTTGAAGAAAAGTGGATAACCCGGCATTCTGAAATCGCCGGGTATAACCTGTTATCAACTAAGGAGTTATACACCCCTATCTCCCCAGCTTATCCATCCTTAATTAACTGCTTAATCGCTTCAATTTCCTGCTTAATCCGGCTATTATCTTCTATCTCTTTACTAACTTTGCTAAAGGCGTGCATGGCAGTGGTGTGGTCGCGGCCGCCCAATTCATCCCCAATAGTCGGGTAAGAAATATTTAATTCGGAACGAAGTAAATACATAACAATCTGCCGGGGCTTTACCAGGTCTTTTTTTCGGCTTTTACCAATAATGTCTTTAACTTCGGTCTCATAAAATCCGGAAACCGCTTCTAGAATTCTTTTAGTTGAAGTCGGCCGGGCGGAAACAGTGATAATATCGCCTAGAATTTGCTTAGTTGAATCAACTGTCGGCTTGGTGTTGTTGAATTCGTGGTAAGCGATTAGGCGGTTTAATACCCCCTCAAGCTCTCTAATATTGGAGATGATATTTTCGGCGATATAGTTTAAAATATCCAAAGGGATAAGGAAATTTCGTTCCCGGCATTTGGCGTCTAAAATCGCGACCCGGGTTTCTAGATCAGGCTGCGATATATCGGTTATCATCCCCCATTCAAAGCGGGACAAAAGCCTCTTCTCCAGGTAAGGGATTGATTTTGGCGGCCGGTCTGACGCCACCACAACTTGCTTGTTGGATTGGTGGAGCTCGTTAAAGGTGTGGAAGAACTCTTCCTGTGTGCTTTCCTTGCCGCTAATGAACTGGATGTCGTCAACTAATAAAAGGTCAACGTTGCGATAGGTGTCTTTAAATTCTTTAGCCTTGCCGTTTCGGACGGCTTGGATATAGTCATTAGTGAATCTTTCTGAAGAAACAAATAAAATTTTATTGGTTTTTTTGGCTAATTCATGGCCGACGGCTTGAATGAGGTGGGTCTTTCCCAAGCCTACTCCGCCGTAAATAAATAAGGGATTGTAGGCCCGGCCGGGATTGGAGACTACGGCCTGGCAGGCCGCGTGGGCGAGCTCGTTTCCCTTGCCGACAATAAAGTTATCAAAAGTATAGCGGTTGTTTAAGCCAAAGCGGTTTTGCGGCTGGGGTTCAAAGGCTTCGTAAGCGCCTTGGGCGATTGGCTGATCGGCCCGCCGGGGAGCCTCG
This window encodes:
- a CDS encoding DUF4931 domain-containing protein, whose protein sequence is MTSEYRKQYFLNKYVLITPGRAKRPHEILEQSLEVSNFKCEFCPEAIEKSELIKTYGKEKPWSLAVLSNKFPAVELKNDKAYGVQEIIVETPIHEKQFSSLDIEHLTLYFEVLADRLKEISKDKKIEYVLEFKNHGSKAGASIKHEHSQIFATNILPPDILEELKLAQNYKIEHNACPYCDILKKELSGPRKIYEDRLAGAFAPFAPEYHYEAWIFTKRHVDNISQTTAGEKESLAQCLKLILEKLNSAGIDYNFFLHQVVSQKDQHFYIKVQPRDKNIWGGVELGSGLVINSVSPEKAAEFYQK
- a CDS encoding transglycosylase domain-containing protein, which produces MTFRHLANKTRTNQNWRDSKKYYVKGPGGGGRRKKTSILSLLLSRRMFKAYFYLFAGTALFILISIAVLSSGLPDPKRLMTREVAQSTKIYDRTGQTVLYEVYGDEKRTLVNLNDIPDYVKNATIAVEDKDFYKHGGFSLWAIFRTAVTDVLFGKKAGGSTLTQQFIKNAVLTNEKTVTRKLKELILAYRAEKKFTKNEILQMYFNEIPYGSTAYGVEAASQKYFGKPVKNATLGEAAILAALPQAPSFYSPYGPNLDRLFDRQKYILGLMAEQGYISKDQAETAKNEKIVFKEQDNNILAPHFVMYIKALLSDKYGEKMVEQGGLKIYTTLDLYKQKAAEEVIAEKAPANQSKYDAWNASLVSIDPKTGQVLAMVGSKDFFGESQPANCVSGKSCKFEPNDNVALRLRQPGSSLKPAVYATAFLRGYTPDTILYDVVTNFSTDPSNPYEPHNYNLKEYGPISMRRALAGSLNVPAVKTIYLAGIGNVIDVVNDLGYTTLKDKDRFGLSLVLGGGEVKLLEHTNAYGVFARDGVYHPVSLILKVEDKNGNVLEEYKNQESTVLNPQVARQINSILSDNNARSYIFSPSNYLTLGGRPVAAKTGTTNDYRDAWTLGFTPSIVTGVWVGNNNNSPMKRGADGSVVAAPIWNAYMKRVLGDTPVEYFKAPDPVRTGKPVLDGSAGQVVKIDKYSGLLATENTPPDQVIEKTFQDPHCILYYVNKNDPRGAYPKSPADDPQFSLWEGAVQSWAKRTGVVATSTPPTEKDNIHLPENKPALFITNLEDGQTITSSLLDISINAQAPRGIAKAEYYFDGSLAFTNTQFPFNFNQEIDFLSNGFHKLKVRVCDDANNCAESELNLNINLSNQTQKFSLKWIEPANGAVLSVNDFPINLALKSDDYKDIKKVNFYFAKADGSSPTLIGSVTSPQNSIINASWAQPPTTGSGDYKVYAIIHSKNGAVKKSDERNVFIK
- the dnaN gene encoding DNA polymerase III subunit beta → MKISILEKNFKRGLGLVGNITSKNINLPILNNVLIKAEKGMITLVSTNLEIGVTHSIRGKIEKEGGFTVDAKILTNYIGLLPNEKVDLEQKDNHIAVACGKYKTKINGQPSDDFPLIPSVEKNTYYAIASAEELKSALSQVIFAASGNESRLELSGVFFTFNREKLTLAATDSYRLAEKKIIVKSNADKDIEDRKIIVPARTVQEVIRILSNIGEEDEMLDGEKDVKCYISENQILFKFGSTELVSRLIEGQFPDYTQIIPKAKKTEILISRQELLRATKTSSIFSRSEVNDINMDIPEGKNKIIISSCSDYIGENLAEIEAATKGLDNALVLNYRYLLDGLNNIKSDMVRLEVVDNNSPCLLKPEGDPDYLYIIMPIKR
- the dnaA gene encoding chromosomal replication initiator protein DnaA, with the translated sequence MDKEQIWQVVLGEIELNLSRANFTTWFKHTSISDIEEDRVIISVPNNFTKTWLEKKYHKEIGLALERIVNKKIKEIIYKIEAIKREAPRRADQPIAQGAYEAFEPQPQNRFGLNNRYTFDNFIVGKGNELAHAACQAVVSNPGRAYNPLFIYGGVGLGKTHLIQAVGHELAKKTNKILFVSSERFTNDYIQAVRNGKAKEFKDTYRNVDLLLVDDIQFISGKESTQEEFFHTFNELHQSNKQVVVASDRPPKSIPYLEKRLLSRFEWGMITDISQPDLETRVAILDAKCRERNFLIPLDILNYIAENIISNIRELEGVLNRLIAYHEFNNTKPTVDSTKQILGDIITVSARPTSTKRILEAVSGFYETEVKDIIGKSRKKDLVKPRQIVMYLLRSELNISYPTIGDELGGRDHTTAMHAFSKVSKEIEDNSRIKQEIEAIKQLIKDG